The following proteins are encoded in a genomic region of Saccharomyces mikatae IFO 1815 strain IFO1815 genome assembly, chromosome: 9:
- the SMKI09G2070 gene encoding uncharacterized protein has translation MLEDSSEEQDRKKQRDTNIALLLMAFIPQLKESFHEKFGDSKSLQLSQVIRFCKLKTSSGSSSLVSDALAAQDKRSYQKKGNKGCLICGADCRLSNCSLLKRRLPEARIFKLYPNDKLSAPSSASVAMTDYETPPSRANRKPPTSWLCMLSSTVLS, from the coding sequence ATGCTGGAAGACAGCAGTGAGGAACAGGacagaaagaaacaacGTGATACAAATATTGCATTGCTATTGATGGCTTTCATACCCCAACTaaaagaatcttttcaCGAGAAGTTCGGTGACTCCAAGTCTCTTCAACTATCACAAGTCATTAGATTTTGTAAATTAAAGACTTCATCGGGCTCTTCCTCTTTAGTATCCGACGCATTGGCTGCGCAAGACAAAAGAAGTtatcaaaagaaaggaaataaagGATGTCTGATTTGTGGCGCGGACTGTCGCTTAAGCAACTGTTCTCTGCTTAAGAGAAGGCTCCCGGAAGCCAGAATCTTTAAGTTATATCCTAATGACAAGTTAAGCGCACCTTCGTCTGCTAGCGTGGCGATGACAGACTATGAAACGCCACCCAGCAGAGCAAACCGGAAACCACCAACATCTTGGCTTTGCATGCTATCTTCGACTGTTCTCTCGTAA
- the SMKI09G2080 gene encoding Y' element ATP-dependent helicase, protein MEVSDKRKFEKANFEEFESALNNKNDLLHCHSITLFETVGTEVRSFYEDEKSGLIKVAKFRTGAIDRKRSFEKIVIAFMVKKNVQKFLTFVEDEPYPSKYLIPKKINLMVYTLFQVHTLKFNRKDYDILSLFYLNRGYYSELSFRVLERCYETASSRPNDSSTMRTFTNFVSGTPIVRSLQKSTIRKYGYNLAPYMFLLLHVNELSIFSAYQASLPGGKKVDTERLKRDLCPRKPTEIKYFSQICNDMMNKKDGLGDILHIILRACALNFGAGPRGGAGEEEDLSVANEQSVIPSVDEHGLKVCKLRSPNTPRRLRKTLDAVKALLVSSCACTAKDLDIFDDNNGVAMWKWIKILYHEVAQETALKDSYRITLVPSSDGISVCGKLFNREYVRSFYFACKAQFDNLWEELNNCFYMPTVVDIASLILRNRDVLFREPKRGIDEYLENDSFLQMIPVKYREIVLPKLRRDTNKMTAALKNKVAVAIDELTVPLMWMIHFAVGYPYRYPELQLLAFAGPQRNVYVDDITRRIQLYTDYNKNGSSEPRLKTLDGLTSDYLFYFVTVLRQMQICALGNSYDAFKHDPWMDVVGFEDPNQVTNRDTSRIVLYSYLFLNTAKGCLVEYATFRQYMRELPKNVPQKLNFREMRQGLIALGRHCVGSRFETDLYESATSELMANHSVQTGRNIYGVDSFSLTSVSGTTATLLQERASERWIQWLGLERDYHCSFSSTRNARDVVAAVAGEASSDHHQNFLSATRKRPREPKSTNDILVAGRKLFGRSFEFRDLHQLRLCYEIYMADTPSVAVQASPGYGKTELFHLPLIALASKSDVKHVSFLFVPYTVLLANCMIRLRRGGFLNVATVRNFIEEGYDGVTDLYVGIYDDLASANFTDRIAGWDNIVECTFRTNNVKLGYLIVDEFHNLETEVYRQPQFGGIRNLDFDAFEKAIFLSGTAPEAVADAALQRIGLTGLSKKSMDINELKRSEDLSRGLSSYPTQMFNLIKEKSEVPLGHVHKIWKKVESPPEEALKLLLALFETEPESKAIVIASTTKQVEELACSWREYFKVVWIHGKLGAAEKVSRTEEFVTDGGMRVLIGTKLVTEGIDIKELMMVITLDNRLNIIELIQGVGRLREGGLCYLLSRKNSWAARNRRGELSPIKEGCITEQVREFYGLESKKGKKGQHVGCCGSRTDLSADTVELIKRMDRLAENPATASMSVAALPSSSQERSSSDRYRDYCSSDEDSNAGIHDSTNASTNASTNASTNASTNASTNASTNASTNASTNASTNASTNASTNASTNASTNASTNASTNASTNASTDASTNASTNASTNASTNSSTDASTNASTNSSTDANTDANTADSTNANTDANTADSTNARTSAVTTASTNARTSAVTTASTNARTSAVTTASTNVRTSAVTTASTNARTSAVTTASTNARTSAVTTASTNARTSATTTASTTASTNEDSNTGGNAESNRFHPATDIDKEPYKRKGSQMVSLERKKLKAQFPNTSENMNVLEFLGFRSDEIKHLFLYGIDIYFCPEGVFTQYGLCKGCQKMFELCVCWARQKVSYRRIAWEALAVERMLRNDEEYKEYLEDIEPYHGDPVGYLRFFTVKKREIYSQIQKKYAWYLAITRRRETISVLDSTRGKQGSRVFRMSGRQIKELYFKVWSNLRESKTEVLQYFLNWDEKKCQEEWEAKDDTVVVEALEKLGVFQRLRSMTSAGLQGPQYVKLQFCRHHQQLRNRYELSLGMHLREQIALGVIPSKPPHWTPFLSMLIGLFYNKIFRQKLEYLLEQISEVWLLPHWLDLANVEVLAADNTKVPLYMLMVAVHKELGSDDVPDGKIDILLCRDSNREVGE, encoded by the coding sequence atggaAGTTTCCGATAAGCGtaagtttgaaaaagcaaacTTTGAGGAGTTTGAGTCCGCTctaaataacaaaaacgaCTTGTTACATTGTCACTCAATAACTTTATTTGAAACTGTCGGCACGGAAGTGCGATCATTCTACGAAGACGAAAAGTCTGGTCTAATCAAAGTGGCGAAATTCAGAACTGGTGCAATCGATAGGAAAAggtcttttgaaaaaattgtcatTGCCTTCATggtcaagaaaaatgtacaAAAGTTTCTGACGTTTGTTGAAGACGAACCATACCCTTCAAAGTATCTTATTCccaagaaaatcaacttgATGGTCTACACGTTGTTTCAAGTAcatactttgaaatttaataGGAAAGATTACGATatcctttctcttttttaccTCAACAGAGGATACTATAGTGAGTTGAGTTTTCGTGTCCTGGAACGTTGTTACGAAACTGCGAGTTCCAGGCCGAACGACAGCTCTACGATGCGTACTTTCACCAACTTTGTTTCTGGCACGCCTATTGTAAGGAGTCTTCAGAAAAGCACCATAAGGAAATATGGATACAATTTGGCACCCTACATGTTTTTGTTACTACACGTAAATGAGCTTTCGATTTTTTCCGCATATCAAGCAAGTTTACCTGGCGGTAAGAAAGTCGACACAGAGCGGCTGAAACGTGATCTATGCCCACGTAAACCCACCGAGATAAAGTACTTTTCACAGATATGTAACGAtatgatgaacaaaaaagacGGATTGGGTGATATTTTGCATATTATCTTGCGAGCATGTGCGCTTAATTTTGGGGCGGGACCCCGTGGTGGTGCTGGtgaggaagaagatctATCTGTTGCGAATGAACAATCCGTTATTCCCTCTGTGGACGAGCATGGCTTAAAAGTATGCAAGTTGCGCAGTCCTAACACTCCACGAAGGCTCAGAAAAACACTAGATGCCGTGAAAGCTTTATTGGTGTCTTCTTGTGCTTGCACCGCAAAGGATTtagatatatttgatgaCAACAACGGCGTTGCGATGTGGAAATGGATCAAAATTCTGTACCACGAAGTAGCACAGGAAACCGCGCTGAAGGACTCTTATAGAATAACTTTGGTACCTTCTTCTGATGGTATATCAGTATGTGGAAAACTGTTTAATCGCGAGTATGTCCGCAGCTTTTACTTTGCATGCAAGGCTCAGTTTGACAACCTTTGGGAAGAGTTGAACAATTGCTTTTATATGCCTACAGTGGTTGATATTGCCAGTCTCATTTTGCGTAATCGAGACGTGTTGTTCAGAGAGCCAAAGCGAGGAATTGACGAGTATCTGGAAAAcgattcttttcttcaaatgataCCTGTTAAATATCGTGAAATTGTGCTGCCAAAGTTGAGAAGAGATACTAACAAAATGACCGCGGCtcttaaaaataaagtggCTGTTGCAATTGACGAGCTTACGGTGCCACTTATGTGGATGATCCATTTTGCCGTAGGATACCCTTACCGGTATCCAGAGCTTCAGCTACTCGCTTTTGCCGGTCCTCAGCGCAACGTATACGTCGACGATATAACAAGGCGCATCCAACTATACACTGATTATAACAAGAACGGTTCATCGGAGCCTCGACTAAAGACACTTGACGGACTCACTTCAGATTACTTGTTTTACTTTGTCACTGTGCTAAGGCAAATGCAGATATGTGCGCTTGGTAACAGTTATGACGCCTTTAAACACGATCCTTGGATGGATGTCGTGGGGTTTGAGGATCCAAATCAAGTAACAAATCGAGATACTTCGAGGATAGTTTTGTATTCCTACTTGTTTCTGAATACCGCTAAGGGCTGTCTCGTTGAATATGCAACTTTTCGACAGTACATGAGGGAACTTCCGAAGAATGTACCTCAGAAGCTGAATTTTCGGGAGATGCGCCAGGGGTTGATTGCCCTAGGGCGGCACTGCGTAGGTAGCAGATTTGAAACAGATTTGTACGAGTCGGCGACGAGTGAACTCATGGCCAACCATTCCGTTCAAACAGGGCGAAACATTTACGGTGTGGATTCCTTTTCGTTAACCAGTGTCAGTGGAACGACCGCCACTTTATTGCAGGAGCGAGCTTCCGAGCGCTGGATTCAATGGTTAGGCCTTGAAAGAGACTACCATTGTTCCTTCTCCAGTACTCGGAATGCGAGAGATGTAGTAGCAGCAGTAGCAGGCGAAGCGAGTTCagatcatcatcaaaattttttgagtgCAACGCGAAAAAGGCCCCGAGAGCCCAAGAGCACAAACGATATCCTCGTCGCAGGTCGGAAACTTTTTGGCAGATCCTTTGAATTCAGGGACTTGCATCAGTTGCGCTTATGTTATGAAATATACATGGCAGACACACCCTCTGTTGCAGTACAAGCCTCACCGGGCTATGGTAAGACGGAGTTGTTTCATCTTCCCTTAATAGCACTCGCGTCCAAGAGCGACGTGAAACATGTGTCGTTTCTGTTTGTACCGTACACAGTGTTGCTTGCTAATTGCATGATCAGGTTGCGCCGAGGCGGTTTCTTGAATGTGGCCACTGTAAGaaactttattgaagaGGGTTACGATGGTGTTACTGATTTATACGTGGGGATCTACGATGACCTTGCTAGCGCCAACTTCACAGACAGGATAGCTGGGTGGGATAATATTGTTGAGTGCACCTTTAGGACCAACAATGTAAAGTTGGGTTACCTCATTGTAGATGAGTTTCACAACTTGGAAACGGAGGTCTACCGGCAGCCGCAATTTGGGGGCATAAGGAACCTCGATTTTGACGCTTTCGAGAAAGCAATCTTTTTGAGCGGCACAGCACCTGAGGCTGTAGCCGATGCTGCGTTGCAGCGCATAGGGCTTACGGGACTGAGCAAGAAATCGATGGACATCAACGAGCTCAAACGGTCGGAAGACCTCAGCAGAGGTTTATCCAGCTATCCCACACAGATGTTCAATCTGATTAAGGAGAAATCTGAGGTGCCTTTAGGGCATGTGCataaaatttggaaaaaagtggaATCACCTCCCGAAGAAGCACTGAAGCTTCTTTTAGCCCTGTTTGAAACTGAACCAGAGTCGAAGGCCATTGTAATTGCTAGCACAACCAAACAAGTGGAAGAACTGGCCTGCTCTTGGAGGGAGTATTTCAAGGTGGTATGGATACACGGGAAGCTGGGTGCTGCGGAAAAGGTGTCTCGCACGGAGGAGTTTGTCACTGACGGTGGCATGCGAGTTCTCATCGGAACAAAATTAGTGACTGAAGGAATTGACATTAAGGaattgatgatggtgatcACGCTTGATAATAgacttaatattattgagCTCATTCAAGGCGTGGGAAGACTAAGAGAAGGAGGCCTCTGTTATCTATTATCTAGAAAAAACAGTTGGGCGGCAAGGAATCGTAGGGGTGAATTATCACCAATTAAGGAAGGCTGTATAACCGAACAGGTACGCGAGTTTTATGGACttgaatcaaagaaaggaaaaaagggCCAGCATGTTGGATGCTGTGGCTCCAGGACGGACCTGTCGGCAGACACAGTGGAACTGATAAAGAGAATGGACAGATTGGCTGAAAATCCGGCCACAGCCTCCATGTCGGTTGCTGCGTTACCGTCTAGTTCACAAGAGAGAAGTAGTAGTGACAGGTACAGAGATTATTGCAGCAGCGATGAGGACAGCAACGCGGGCATTCAtgatagtaccaatgctagcaccaatgctagtaccaatgctagtaccaatgctagtaccaatgctagtaccaatgctagtaccaatgctagtaccaatgctagtaccaatgctagtaccaatgctagtaccaatgctagtaccaatgctagtaccaatgctagtacTAATGctagcaccaatgctagcACTAACGCCAGTACTAATGCTAGTACTGATGCCAGTACCAATGCCAGTACCAATGCCAGTACCAATGCCAGTACCAATTCTAGTACTGATGCCAGTACCAATGCCAGTACCAATTCTAGTACTGATGCTAATACTGATGCTAATACTGctgatagtaccaatgctaatACTGATGCTAATACTGctgatagtaccaatgctaggactagtgctgttaccaccgccagcaccaatgctaggactagtgctgttaccaccgccagcaccaatgctaggactagtgctgttaccaccgccagcaccaacgtcaggactagtgctgttaccaccgccagcaccaatgctaggactagtgctgttaccaccgccagcaccaatgccaggactagtgctgttaccaccgccagcaccaacgCCAGGACTAGTGCTACTACCACCGCCAGTACCACTGCTAGCACCAACGAGGACTCCAATACAGGTGGAAATGCTGAGAGTAATAGATTCCATCCAGCCACTGACATTGATAAAGAGCCATATAAGCGGAAAGGAAGTCAAATGGTCTCGCTagagagaaagaaactgaaaGCACAATTTCCCAATACTTCTGAGAATATGAATGTATTAGAGTTTCTTGGCTTTCGGTCCGATGAAATTAAACATCTTTTCCTGTATGGTATCGATATATACTTCTGCCCAGAGGGAGTATTCACACAATACGGATTATGCAAGGGCTGTCAAAAAATGTTCGAGCTCTGCGTCTGCTGGGCTCGCCAGAAAGTATCGTATCGGAGGATAGCTTGGGAAGCACTAGCTGTGGAGAGAATGCTGCGAAACGACGaggaatacaaagaatacTTGGAAGATATTGAGCCATATCATGGGGACCCTGTTGGatatttgagattttttaccgtaaaaaagagagagaTCTACTCTCagatacaaaaaaaatatgcttGGTACCTGGCTATtactagaagaagagaaacaaTTAGTGTACTGGATTCGACAAGAGGCAAGCAAGGGAGCCGAGTTTTCCGCATGTCTGGAAGGCAAATCAAAGAGTTGTATTTCAAAGTATGGAGCAACTTGCGTGAATCAAAGACGGAGGTGCTGCAGTACTTTTTGAACTGGGACGAAAAAAAGTGCCAGGAAGAATGGGAGGCAAAAGACGATACGGTCGTTGTGGAGGCACTCGAGAAACTTGGAGTTTTTCAGCGTTTGCGTTCTATGACAAGCGCTGGACTGCAGGGTCCGCAGTACGTCAAGCTGCAATTTTGCAGGCATCATCAACAGCTGAGGAACAGGTATGAATTAAGTTTAGGAATGCACTTGCGGGAACAGATTGCGCTGGGAGTTATCCCATCTAAACCGCCGCATTGGACGCCTTTCCTCTCGATGCTGATAGGCTTGTTCtacaataaaatatttcgGCAGAAACTGGAGTATCTTTTGGAGCAGATCTCGGAGGTGTGGTTATTACCACATTGGCTTGATTTGGCAAACGTCGAAGTTCTCGCTGCAGATAACACGAAAGTACCACTGTACATGCTGATGGTAGCGGTTCACAAAGAGCTAGGTAGCGATGATGTTCCAGACGGTAAAattgatatattattatgtagaGATTCGAACAGAGAAGTTGGAGAGTGA